A stretch of Bos mutus isolate GX-2022 chromosome 8, NWIPB_WYAK_1.1, whole genome shotgun sequence DNA encodes these proteins:
- the NFIL3 gene encoding nuclear factor interleukin-3-regulated protein encodes MQLRKMQSIKKEQASLDAGTNVDKMMVLNSALTEVSEDLTTGEELLLNEGSVGKNKSSACRRKREFIPDEKKDAMYWEKRRKNNEAAKRSREKRRLNDLVLENKLIALGEENATLKAELLSLKLKFGLISSTAYAQEIQKLSNSTAVYFQDYQTSKSTVSAFVDEHEPSMVASSCISVIKHSPQSSLSDVSEVSSLEHSQEGPVQNGCRSPESKFQVIKQEPMELESYAREPRDDRGAYRGAVYQNYMGNSFPGYSHSPPLLQVNRSSSNSPRTSETDEGAVGKSSDGEDEQQVPKGPIHSPVELQRVHATVVKVPEVNSSALPHKLRIKAKAMQIKVEAFDHEFDGTQKLSSPVDMTSKRHFELEKHTTPNLVHSSLTPFSVQVTNIQDWSLKSEHWHQKELNGKTQSSFKTGVVEMKDSGYKVSDPENLFLKQGIANLSAEVVSLKRLIATHQISASDSG; translated from the coding sequence ATGCAGCTGAGAAAAATGCAGAGCATCAAGAAGGAGCAGGCATCTCTTGATGCTGGTACCAACGTGGACAAGATGATGGTGCTTAATTCCGCCCTGACCGAAGTCTCCGAAGACTTGACGACAGGGGAAGAACTCCTTCTCAATGAAGGAAGTGTGGGGAAAAACAAGTCTTCAGCATGTCGGAGGAAACGGGAATTCATTCCCGACGAGAAGAAGGATGCCATGTATTGGGAAAAGAGGCGGAAAAATAATGAAGCTGCCAAGAGGTCCCGGGAGAAACGTCGACTGAATGACCTGGTTTTGGAGAACAAACTCATTGCACTGGGAGAAGAAAACGCCACTTTAAAAGCTGAACTGCTTTCCCTAAAATTAAAGTTTGGTTTAATTAGCTCAACAGCCTATGCCCAGGAGATTCAGAAACTCAGTAATTCTACAGCTGTGTACTTTCAAGACTACCAGACTTCCAAATCCACTGTGAGCGCCTTTGTGGATGAGCATGAGCCCTCCATGGTGGCCAGCAGTTGCATTTCTGTCATCAAGCACTCTCCTCAGAGTTCTCTGTCTGATGTTTCAGAAGTATCCTCGCTAGAACATTCACAGGAGGGCCCTGTGCAGAATGGCTGCAGAAGCCCAGAAAGCAAGTTCCAGGTCATCAAGCAAGAGCCAATGGAACTGGAGAGCTATGCCAGGGAACCCAGAGATGACCGAGGTGCCTACCGAGGGGCCGTGTATCAGAACTACATGGGGAATTCCTTTCCCGGATACTCGCACTCTCCCCCTCTGCTGCAGGTCAACCGATCCTCCAGTAACTCTCCGAGGACATCAGAAACTGATGAAGGTGCAGTAGGAAAGTCATCCGACGGAGAAGATGAGCAGCAGGTTCCCAAGGGCCCGATCCACTCTCCCGTCGAACTTCAGCGTGTCCACGCCACGGTGGTTAAAGTTCCAGAAGTGAATTCCTCTGCCTTGCCACACAAGCTTCGGATTAAAGCCAAAGCCATGCAGATAAAAGTGGAAGCCTTCGATCATGAGTTTGATGGCACGCAAAAACTTTCCTCGCCTGTTGATATGACGTCTAAGAGACATTTCGAACTCGAGAAGCATACCACCCCCAACCTGGTACATTCTTCTCTCACTCCCTTTTCAGTCCAAGTGACTAACATTCAAGATTGGTCTCTCAAATCTGAACACTGGCATCAAAAAGAACTTAATGGCAAAACTCAGAGTAGTTTCAAAACTGGAGTGGTGGAAATGAAAGACAGTGGTTACAAAGTCTCTGACCCAGAGAATTTGTTTCTGAAGCAGGGGATAGCAAACTTGTCTGCAGAGGTGGTCTCACTTAAAAGACTTATAGCCACACACCAAATCTCTGCTTCAGACTCTGGGTAA